A single region of the Streptomyces sp. NBC_01803 genome encodes:
- a CDS encoding ABC transporter ATP-binding protein: protein MTDHRLSARELTLGYDESRAAVVEGLNLDIPDGEVTVIVGPNACGKSTTLRALGRLLKPRGGAVLLDGQELSRVPTRRIARTLGLLPQSPVAPEAITVADLVSRGRQPHQRWWQQWSEADERAVTEAMALTDVTALAERPVDALSGGQRQRVWIAMALAQETDLLLLDEPTTFLDIAHQVEVLNLVRQLERTVVTVLHDLNQAARYADYLVAMKDGRIAAAGRPGEVVTAELVRHVFGLEAVIIPDPVTGSPLVVPGAPVPRPRATGTPHMRKAPIR from the coding sequence GTGACCGACCACCGGCTCAGCGCCCGCGAACTGACCCTTGGCTACGACGAGTCCCGCGCCGCCGTGGTCGAGGGACTCAACCTGGACATCCCGGACGGCGAGGTGACCGTCATCGTCGGCCCCAACGCCTGCGGGAAGTCGACCACGCTGCGCGCCCTGGGCCGATTGCTCAAGCCGCGCGGCGGCGCGGTGCTGCTCGACGGGCAGGAGCTGTCGCGCGTGCCGACCCGGCGGATCGCGCGGACGCTCGGGCTGCTGCCGCAGTCACCGGTCGCGCCGGAGGCGATCACCGTCGCCGACCTGGTCTCCCGTGGCCGCCAGCCGCATCAGCGATGGTGGCAGCAGTGGTCCGAGGCGGACGAGCGGGCGGTGACCGAGGCGATGGCGCTGACCGACGTCACCGCGCTCGCGGAGCGCCCGGTCGACGCGCTGTCCGGCGGGCAGCGGCAGCGGGTGTGGATCGCCATGGCGCTGGCCCAGGAGACGGACCTGCTGCTGCTGGACGAGCCCACCACCTTCCTCGACATCGCCCACCAGGTCGAAGTCCTCAATCTAGTCCGCCAGTTGGAGAGGACTGTCGTCACCGTGCTGCACGACCTCAACCAGGCGGCCCGGTACGCCGACTATCTGGTGGCCATGAAGGACGGCCGGATCGCCGCCGCCGGACGGCCCGGCGAGGTCGTCACCGCCGAGTTGGTCCGCCACGTCTTCGGCCTCGAAGCCGTCATCATCCCCGACCCGGTGACCGGTTCACCGCTCGTCGTCCCCGGCGCACCTGTCCCCCGCCCGCGCGCCACGGGCACCCCGCACATGAGAAAGGCACCCATCAGATGA